The Maridesulfovibrio hydrothermalis AM13 = DSM 14728 DNA window TAACCCAGGTAATCAGAGCGGAAATGATAACCACCCACATATAAAGAGAAAGAAGAGTACTTATAACATCTACCAAAGATCCAAGTATTATATCCATTCAATTAACTCCTAACTGACTGTCCGAAAAAACTATGCTTTCGGTCTTGTCTATAAATTGTCACAGCAGGCTTTAAGAATCAACTCTTTTTAGCCTTTTTGCATAAACTCAGTACAATATTTTTTTAAACCCCGGTTACGCGGAATTTATCTTCACCTACAATGCTGAATCAGAGAAGATATAGCAAGGCATACCCCCTTGATCCTACAATATATTTCAACTCCTAACTGCAACTGCAATCAGACCAGACATCATTTTTGGCCTTTTCCAGAAGATTGGTCAGAACCCAGTAGTCATCAATATGCAAACGGGCATTAAGCAAAGGACTGCGATATGCCCAGAATTCAACTCCGGCACGCTCTGCGCAGCTCTCATCAACCCATGTGTCCCCGATGTATACGACATCTTCTGCCTTCATGGACCATTTGTTCAAAATGTAATGAACCCCTTCCGGATGCGGCTTGGAATTGGGCAGAAGTGTTGCAGTTACAGTGGGCGCAAAAAAGTCTTCAATTCCAAACTTCTGCAAGACCGCGGGTAAAGTATCAGTACGGTTGGTATTGATTCCCATACGAAGGTTGTTGGTTCTTCCCCACTCAAGCAGGCGGATAAGACCTTCCTCTACTTGAATAAATTCACTGGCTTTTTTAAGTTCAGGCAAAGCGCGCAGTTCCATAGCTTCATCATGGTGTTCTTCAGGAATGACATGGCGCAGAGATTCAAAAACAGTGTGCGCATGCACATATTTTTCCTCATCCGCTGTCAAAGGCTCAAGGTCGAATCTGTTTTTAAACCAGTTATAATACCATTTATTGGCTTCAAAGGAATTGATAAGCACACCGTCGCAGTCAAAAATGATGCCTTTAATCTTTTTTATCACCTGCGGAGGGGTAATATCACTAATATGTATTGCTTCCATTTATAAAATTATCCTTATCTTTACTAAGCCTTACCGGGGGCAAGTGCTATAGTGAATTCACGGTCCAGCCAGGGTCTGTCTTCGGGCAGAGAAGACAAACCGAGCAGCTTCCATACTTTTTCACGCAGAACTGTTGTCTTTTCCGGCAGCAGCCCTTCGTTTTCAAAAAAATCAAATTCCAAATCGCGCCACACCGCAACCGCATCAACATCAGATGTAACCAGAACGGTCTTTTCAGGAAGCAGCAGCGCAAACCCTTCAAGCACTTTCTGCCATGGCAACTGCAAAGAACTGCCCCCCACGCCCGGAGCATTGGAAATAAGTTCTCCCAAGGCCATAGCTTTACGCTCATCTTCGTCTTCATCAATACCGAGGCTTTCACCAAAGCCGGACCATTTATCGCTCAAGCTCTTTTCAATCTCCAAAAGCTCTAAATGCTTTTCTTCATAAGCATATACAAGAGCCAGAACCACCTGATTCTGAATCATTGCTGCTTCGCTGCTCTCGCTGTCAGCATCAGGAGAAAGTCGTGCATTAAGTTCATTTTGAATAGCTGAAGTTCTCTCACCGAACTGATCTTTATCATTTGACGGAGGGCTGGCGATGAACTTGAACATTTTTCCGAGACTTTCGCCGTAGCTGACAAAATCATCTACCATACGGCGACACATATGAGGTTCCACCGGCAGACTGTCAGGACGAAACACCGGAATATCACCTTTGTCCTCACGATCAATGCCCGGATCAAAAAGAGCTGCGCCTTTTATTTTTTCGGCCACAAGCTCTTCATGCAACTCTGGAAAATATATCAACACGGCAAGACTCCATTGCTTTATTTATTTAATTGAAACCAAATTCGACTGTTAAAAGAGGCTGACAAACCAAGACATATTTATCCAGTTGTCAGCTGAAATTTATTCATTAACAGGCTTGAAACTGCTGCAAATACCATCGCATTCAGGCATTTCAAAAAGACAGACCTCATCGCATACCGCTGCGCAAAAAGGTGAATCCTCGTCTTCATCTTCATGCGAAACCATCTTGCGACACACTGCTCCGGATTTCAAGTGTTCTTCTATCCTTTGTTCCCAAAGATCGGAAAAAGCATCAGCATCCAGTTTAAAAGCTTCAGCCTGACGCAGAAGTTTATCATACTCCCCTTCAAGATCCCTCAGCACCTTGCAACGCCATTCTTTATTATATCCGGGGTTGAGCATTTCTTCATAAAAACATTTGCCACTTTGATAGTAACGACACATGCGCCCCGGCATTTTAGTAATTTTTGCCAAAAACATCCCCTGTGACAGGGTAGAAATAAAACTCTCTACTCTGTTTATTCTTTACGTGATGAAATATGTACGTAGAGTTGGTTTGTAAAGGTCAAAAAGACAACTTTTCCGTGTCGTTCCGAGATAAGAAGACATTCTTGACCTTCACGCCTTGCCCGTGTAAAAGTGCCTTACCGTCTAGCATTGGAGGAATAAAATGTTCGGTTTAGGAATAACAGAGATTCTTTTAATTTTGG harbors:
- a CDS encoding HAD family hydrolase translates to MEAIHISDITPPQVIKKIKGIIFDCDGVLINSFEANKWYYNWFKNRFDLEPLTADEEKYVHAHTVFESLRHVIPEEHHDEAMELRALPELKKASEFIQVEEGLIRLLEWGRTNNLRMGINTNRTDTLPAVLQKFGIEDFFAPTVTATLLPNSKPHPEGVHYILNKWSMKAEDVVYIGDTWVDESCAERAGVEFWAYRSPLLNARLHIDDYWVLTNLLEKAKNDVWSDCSCS